In Bacteroidales bacterium, the following are encoded in one genomic region:
- the glgP gene encoding alpha-glucan family phosphorylase — protein MSKDLLTPDYLFEVSWEVCNKVGGIHTVIATKALTMINELQNNLILIGPDLIKDESDANPEFIEDPQLFSAWKKQAESEGLYVKIGRWNINRYPIAIVLNFSNYFAEKDKIFFELWEKYKLDSLPGQWDYVEPALFGYAAGKVIESFIKFNLNTYDRIIAQFHEWMTGTGILYLKDRLPQVGTVFTTHATALGRALAGNNRPLYKNLQSYNAEEVAREFNIISKQSAEKLSAQNADAFTTVSEITAQECTQFLQKEVTLVTPNGFEDSFVPVGAEFDILRKKGREKLLNTAEIMLERKFDENVFMIATSGRYEFKNKGIDLFIDSLGVLNKSEKLNRDIIAYLFIPANHYGARKDLLSGKLTDDGAIGSKYLTHNLHDAEWDPILKRIREAGLTNGPNDKVKVIFVPSYLNGYDGVFNIPYYSLLIGFDLTVFPSYYEPWGYTPLESIAFSVPTITTTLAGFGSWINEMLPDAKESVDVIPRTDDNDHEVVTNIVSAVLKKCGLDENLMSSARANALDTSKQVLWNSLIQYYKKAYNHALQEVAKRIDRFVKIEERPSEIQPEFVPPAEIKPSWKKIIVKSKLPDELVKLGKLTENLWWSWDDEAQELFESIDPEIWQKCDQNPAILFEQVKYGQLVEMSKNPEFTEKLDRVYNRFQEYMSDELDKTGPRIAYFSMEYGFHNSLKIYSGGLGILAGDYLKEASDRRVNITGIGLLYRYGYFAQMITTRGEQQANYDYQHFSKLPVRPLKDDNGNFITISIVLPGRHMLARIWKLMVGRVTLYLLDTDFKGNTDEDRSVTHNLYGGNNENRLKQELLLGIGGIRALDAIGVNFDLYHSNEGHSAFIALERMRKYIQQNNLSFAEAKEIVRSSTLFTTHTPVPAGHDEFDENLLRQYIGHYPDRLKISWNELMSLGRSNINAWGEKFNMSYLAANLSQQMNGVSMIHGTVTQQMFSKLWPGYLPEELHISYVTNGIHYATWTAKSLKKLYRESFGEGFENNLSDTDYWEKIYAVPDARLWEIKQKLRSKLINTIKDRFKENWVKRHEDPRRIVAINRQLSDKALTICFARRFATYKRAYLLFRNTERLAQILNIPGKPVQLIFAGKAHPNDKAGQDLIRMIIDISKRPEFLGKIVFLQNYDINLAKTLVQGADVWLNTPTRPLEASGTSGEKAVVNGTLHFSVLDGWWVEGYQPDAGWALTNETTYEDSGLQDDLDAEIIYSLLEQEVIPAFFDRNKSDVPENWVRMMKNTIASIAPHFVTSRMLHDYNQRFYSKLFERSQLMEKDDFARVKRFSSWKKRIKRAWKNINVVECSMFENGAELYEMDRTYSGKVILDLNEISASDIGVELVITENGERLIQKHEFKLDRSDADKAQYSLKVTINQAGTFSYGIRIFPRNENLAHRQDINLIRWI, from the coding sequence ATGAGTAAAGATTTATTGACTCCCGACTATCTGTTTGAAGTAAGCTGGGAAGTATGCAATAAAGTTGGAGGAATTCACACAGTTATTGCCACCAAAGCGCTTACAATGATCAACGAGCTTCAGAATAATCTTATTCTGATAGGTCCTGATCTGATAAAGGATGAATCAGACGCTAATCCTGAATTCATTGAAGATCCTCAACTTTTCAGTGCCTGGAAAAAACAGGCTGAATCAGAAGGCCTCTATGTAAAAATAGGAAGATGGAATATTAACCGGTATCCTATTGCCATAGTGCTGAATTTTTCGAATTACTTTGCTGAAAAGGATAAGATCTTTTTTGAATTATGGGAAAAATATAAACTTGATTCGCTTCCCGGACAATGGGATTATGTAGAGCCTGCGCTGTTTGGTTATGCAGCCGGCAAAGTAATTGAAAGCTTCATCAAGTTCAACCTGAATACCTATGACCGGATCATAGCCCAGTTCCATGAGTGGATGACCGGTACAGGGATACTCTATTTAAAAGACAGGCTTCCCCAGGTGGGAACCGTGTTTACCACCCACGCCACCGCTCTCGGAAGAGCACTTGCAGGCAATAACAGGCCTCTTTACAAAAACCTGCAAAGCTATAATGCCGAAGAAGTAGCCAGGGAATTCAACATCATATCCAAACAGTCGGCTGAAAAGCTGTCAGCGCAGAACGCCGATGCATTTACAACGGTAAGTGAAATTACGGCACAGGAATGTACACAGTTTCTTCAAAAAGAGGTAACGCTTGTAACTCCCAATGGTTTTGAGGACAGCTTTGTGCCGGTTGGCGCCGAATTCGATATCCTCAGGAAAAAAGGAAGGGAAAAACTGCTGAATACGGCAGAGATCATGCTCGAGAGAAAATTTGACGAGAACGTATTCATGATTGCCACAAGCGGTCGTTATGAGTTTAAAAACAAAGGGATTGACCTGTTCATTGATTCCCTGGGCGTACTCAACAAATCGGAAAAACTTAACCGTGATATCATAGCCTACCTGTTTATCCCGGCTAACCACTATGGAGCAAGGAAAGATTTGCTGAGTGGCAAACTCACGGATGACGGGGCCATTGGCTCGAAATACCTCACACATAACCTTCATGACGCTGAATGGGATCCGATTCTAAAAAGGATCAGGGAGGCCGGATTAACCAACGGACCAAATGATAAGGTAAAAGTCATATTTGTACCTTCATACCTGAATGGCTATGACGGTGTATTCAATATTCCCTATTACAGCCTGCTGATAGGTTTTGACCTCACAGTTTTCCCGTCATATTACGAGCCCTGGGGGTATACTCCTCTCGAAAGCATTGCCTTTTCGGTTCCCACCATCACTACCACCCTTGCAGGTTTTGGCAGCTGGATAAATGAAATGCTGCCCGATGCCAAAGAAAGCGTGGACGTAATCCCCCGAACCGACGATAACGATCATGAAGTGGTGACCAACATCGTTTCTGCAGTTCTCAAAAAATGCGGACTCGACGAAAACCTGATGAGTTCGGCCCGTGCCAATGCACTTGACACTTCAAAACAGGTTTTATGGAACAGCCTCATTCAGTATTATAAAAAGGCCTATAACCATGCCTTGCAGGAGGTAGCTAAGCGGATTGACCGTTTTGTAAAAATTGAAGAACGACCCAGTGAAATTCAGCCTGAGTTTGTTCCTCCGGCCGAAATCAAACCATCGTGGAAAAAAATAATCGTTAAATCGAAATTACCTGACGAACTGGTTAAACTCGGCAAGCTAACCGAAAACCTCTGGTGGTCGTGGGACGATGAAGCACAGGAATTGTTTGAATCCATTGATCCAGAGATCTGGCAGAAATGCGATCAGAATCCCGCGATACTTTTTGAACAGGTTAAATATGGTCAGCTTGTTGAAATGAGTAAAAACCCGGAATTCACCGAAAAACTTGACCGTGTTTACAACCGTTTCCAGGAATATATGTCCGATGAATTGGATAAAACCGGGCCACGTATTGCATACTTCAGTATGGAATACGGATTCCATAACTCACTCAAGATCTATTCAGGCGGACTTGGTATACTGGCAGGCGATTACCTGAAAGAGGCAAGCGACAGGCGGGTGAATATAACAGGTATAGGCCTGCTTTACCGGTACGGCTATTTCGCCCAGATGATCACAACCCGTGGTGAACAACAAGCCAATTACGATTACCAGCATTTTTCAAAACTTCCGGTAAGACCGCTGAAAGATGACAACGGTAATTTTATAACCATATCCATTGTTTTGCCAGGACGGCATATGCTTGCCCGTATCTGGAAGCTGATGGTCGGACGTGTAACGCTATACCTTCTTGATACCGACTTTAAAGGGAATACCGATGAAGATCGCAGTGTAACACATAACCTGTATGGCGGAAATAACGAAAACAGGCTTAAACAGGAGCTCCTGCTGGGTATTGGCGGAATAAGAGCCCTTGATGCCATCGGCGTGAATTTCGACCTGTATCACAGTAACGAAGGTCACAGTGCTTTCATTGCACTTGAACGCATGCGCAAATATATACAGCAAAATAACCTGTCATTTGCCGAAGCCAAAGAGATTGTCAGGAGTTCAACCCTGTTCACAACACACACACCTGTTCCAGCAGGTCATGACGAATTCGATGAAAACCTGTTACGGCAGTATATCGGTCATTATCCCGACAGGCTGAAAATAAGCTGGAATGAACTGATGAGCCTTGGACGCTCGAACATCAATGCATGGGGCGAGAAGTTCAATATGAGCTACCTGGCTGCCAACCTGTCGCAGCAGATGAACGGCGTGAGCATGATACACGGAACAGTAACACAGCAGATGTTTTCAAAACTCTGGCCGGGCTATTTACCCGAAGAGCTTCACATCAGCTATGTGACCAATGGAATCCATTATGCCACCTGGACGGCTAAGAGCCTTAAGAAATTATACCGTGAATCGTTCGGTGAAGGATTCGAAAACAATCTTTCCGATACCGATTACTGGGAAAAGATTTATGCGGTTCCTGATGCCCGGTTGTGGGAAATAAAGCAGAAACTGAGATCAAAACTCATCAACACCATAAAGGACCGGTTCAAGGAAAACTGGGTTAAAAGGCATGAGGATCCAAGAAGGATTGTAGCCATAAACCGCCAGTTATCCGATAAAGCCCTCACTATCTGCTTTGCCAGGAGATTTGCCACCTATAAAAGGGCGTACCTGTTGTTCAGAAACACGGAAAGACTGGCCCAGATTCTGAATATTCCCGGAAAGCCTGTTCAGCTCATCTTTGCAGGAAAAGCACATCCCAATGATAAAGCAGGACAGGACCTGATCAGGATGATCATTGATATTTCGAAGAGACCTGAATTCCTCGGAAAGATCGTGTTCCTTCAGAATTACGATATCAACCTGGCTAAAACCCTTGTCCAGGGCGCCGACGTTTGGCTTAACACGCCTACGAGGCCTCTTGAGGCATCCGGAACCAGCGGTGAAAAGGCTGTTGTGAATGGAACATTGCACTTCAGCGTGCTCGACGGATGGTGGGTTGAAGGCTATCAGCCTGATGCCGGATGGGCCCTCACCAATGAAACCACATATGAAGATTCCGGTCTCCAGGACGACCTGGACGCTGAAATCATTTATTCATTGCTCGAACAGGAAGTAATCCCTGCATTTTTCGACAGGAATAAATCCGATGTTCCCGAGAACTGGGTGAGAATGATGAAGAATACCATTGCTTCCATAGCCCCTCACTTTGTGACCAGCAGGATGCTGCATGATTACAACCAGCGCTTCTACAGTAAGCTCTTTGAAAGATCACAACTGATGGAGAAAGATGATTTTGCAAGGGTGAAACGCTTTTCGTCATGGAAGAAAAGAATCAAGAGGGCATGGAAGAACATCAATGTGGTTGAATGTTCCATGTTTGAGAACGGTGCCGAATTGTATGAAATGGATCGTACCTATTCCGGGAAGGTAATACTTGATCTCAATGAGATATCCGCGTCGGATATAGGAGTGGAACTTGTAATTACCGAAAACGGTGAAAGACTGATCCAGAAGCACGAATTCAAACTGGACCGTTCCGATGCAGATAAAGCGCAATATTCTCTTAAAGTCACTATAAATCAGGCGGGTACCTTTAGCTACGGTATCCGGATTTTTCCCAGAAATGAAAATCTGGCGCACAGGCAGGATATCAATCTGATACGGTGGATTTAG
- a CDS encoding amylo-alpha-1,6-glucosidase translates to MAYLKFDKTQLINLEYSLTKEFIRSNRAGSYSSTTIVYCNTRKYHGLLVAPVENLDGDRHVLLSSFDETIIERENEFNLGIHKYQGDIYSPRGHKYVRDFMADPTPTIVYRVGGVVMVKESLLVEKEEQVLIRYTIKESDVQIKLRFRPFLAFRNMHQLSKANLYANTKAVLIPNGAKIRLYDGYPFLHMQFSKHADFVPVPDWYYGIEYNKELRRGYDFKEDLFVPGYFELDARKGDVIIFSAGTVKANPEQLKRKYTLEQSKRTPRDSFKHCLINSAQQFFVKKNKSAEIIAGFPWFGTWGRDTFISLPGLTLAIGDTATCKDVIDTQVGKLHNGLFPNIGSEENAAFNSVDAPLWFFWAIQQYTKVVKTYTTIWRNYGKAMKSVLEAFRNGTSFNIKMHDNGLIFAGEPGKALTWMDAIVNGKPVTPRIGFPVEINALWYNAIMFSLDLAKRAKDEEFVKEWEVIPQKAHESFLAMFWDPKKGYLADVVDYKSKDWSIRPNQVIAVSMEHSMLTPEMKKSVLDLIERDLLTPRGLRTLSPTNENYKGIYKGTQEQRDLAYHQGTVWPWLLEHFCEAYMNLHKESGLGFLENLINGFEPVMTELGIGTIPEIFDGDPPHRARGAISQAWSVAALLRIIERYESMTQNKK, encoded by the coding sequence ATGGCTTACCTAAAGTTCGACAAGACGCAGCTTATCAACCTTGAATATTCGCTTACCAAGGAATTTATACGAAGCAATCGTGCAGGATCATACAGCTCCACTACAATAGTTTATTGCAATACAAGAAAGTATCACGGCCTGCTCGTAGCTCCGGTGGAAAATCTCGATGGCGACCGCCATGTGCTGCTCTCTTCTTTTGATGAAACCATAATTGAAAGAGAGAATGAATTCAACCTGGGGATACATAAGTACCAGGGTGATATTTACAGTCCGAGGGGACACAAGTATGTACGCGACTTTATGGCTGATCCCACTCCCACCATCGTTTACCGTGTGGGTGGCGTGGTAATGGTTAAGGAAAGTCTTCTTGTTGAAAAGGAAGAACAGGTGCTTATTCGTTACACGATCAAGGAATCGGATGTGCAGATCAAATTGCGGTTCAGGCCTTTTCTTGCTTTCAGAAACATGCATCAGCTTAGCAAAGCAAATTTATATGCCAACACAAAGGCTGTTCTCATTCCCAACGGGGCCAAAATAAGGCTTTACGACGGATATCCTTTCCTCCACATGCAGTTTTCAAAACATGCGGATTTTGTTCCGGTTCCCGACTGGTATTATGGAATCGAGTACAACAAGGAATTGAGGCGCGGGTATGATTTTAAGGAAGATCTGTTTGTCCCGGGTTATTTTGAACTTGATGCACGCAAAGGTGATGTGATCATATTCTCGGCGGGCACTGTAAAAGCCAACCCCGAGCAGCTGAAAAGAAAATATACCCTTGAACAGTCGAAAAGAACTCCACGCGACAGTTTCAAGCATTGCCTCATCAATTCGGCACAACAATTTTTTGTTAAGAAGAATAAATCCGCCGAAATAATCGCGGGTTTTCCATGGTTTGGTACCTGGGGTCGCGATACATTCATTTCGCTTCCCGGCCTGACCCTGGCTATAGGCGATACGGCTACCTGCAAGGATGTTATCGATACTCAGGTTGGCAAACTCCATAACGGGCTATTTCCCAATATCGGCAGTGAGGAAAATGCAGCCTTCAATTCGGTTGACGCACCGCTCTGGTTTTTCTGGGCTATTCAGCAATATACAAAGGTGGTTAAAACCTATACCACGATCTGGAGGAATTACGGGAAAGCCATGAAATCGGTTCTCGAAGCATTCCGTAACGGAACTTCGTTTAATATAAAAATGCATGACAACGGGCTCATCTTTGCCGGTGAACCGGGAAAGGCACTGACCTGGATGGATGCCATAGTGAACGGGAAACCGGTTACACCGCGCATAGGGTTTCCGGTAGAGATCAATGCATTGTGGTATAACGCCATCATGTTCAGTCTTGACCTTGCGAAGAGGGCAAAAGATGAGGAGTTTGTGAAAGAATGGGAAGTAATACCGCAGAAGGCACATGAATCGTTTCTTGCCATGTTCTGGGATCCGAAAAAAGGCTATCTCGCCGATGTGGTTGATTACAAGTCGAAGGACTGGTCGATCAGGCCCAACCAGGTGATTGCCGTTTCGATGGAACATTCCATGCTGACTCCTGAAATGAAGAAATCGGTTCTGGACCTGATAGAACGGGATCTGCTCACCCCGAGAGGATTAAGGACACTTTCCCCGACGAATGAAAATTATAAAGGCATATATAAAGGTACACAGGAACAGCGTGACCTGGCTTATCACCAGGGAACCGTTTGGCCCTGGCTGCTTGAGCATTTCTGCGAAGCGTATATGAACCTTCATAAGGAAAGCGGACTTGGATTCCTTGAAAACCTGATCAACGGCTTTGAACCGGTTATGACCGAACTGGGAATCGGAACCATTCCGGAGATTTTTGACGGCGATCCGCCTCACCGGGCTAGGGGTGCCATATCGCAGGCCTGGAGTGTGGCCGCGCTGTTAAGAATTATTGAAAGGTATGAATCGATGACTCAGAATAAAAAGTAA
- a CDS encoding glycosyltransferase family 4 protein codes for MRVLMFGWEFPPHISGGLGTACYGLTKGLYSVGVDDILFVVPKAYGDEDTSKVSIINAGDVVVSDRLIDYSTFFKKMRFIEVGSSLRAYSTPEEYEKLTEEATAESRYLIKSSFSGKLSFSGGYGKNLFQEIANYAVVASVIAYKNKFDIIHAHDWLTYPAGIAAKVISGKPLVVHVHATDFDRSGGSVNPGVYDIEKAGMEMADRVIAVSNLTRNIIIEKYGINPDKVFTVHNAVEPLEDRELQKMRRSIDDKIVTFLGRVTLQKGPEYFIEAAHLVLQKMKNVRFVMAGSGDMLNRMIWRVATLKIGDRFHFTGFLKGDDVHNMFSLSDVYVMPSISEPFGISPLEAMQSNVPVIISRQSGVSEILQYAIKVDFWDIHAMADAIYGILKYDGLPDMFKKHARNEVDNLKWEYAAQKVKDVYLTVLN; via the coding sequence ATGCGCGTATTGATGTTTGGCTGGGAGTTCCCGCCCCATATTTCCGGGGGCCTTGGAACTGCATGCTATGGTTTGACGAAAGGATTATACAGTGTGGGTGTTGATGACATACTGTTCGTTGTTCCAAAAGCTTATGGTGATGAAGATACAAGTAAAGTCAGCATTATCAATGCCGGTGATGTGGTTGTAAGCGACAGGCTGATTGATTATTCCACCTTCTTCAAAAAGATGCGTTTCATTGAAGTTGGCTCATCGCTGCGTGCTTATTCAACTCCCGAAGAATATGAGAAGCTCACCGAAGAAGCCACGGCCGAATCGAGATACCTGATCAAGTCATCCTTCTCGGGGAAGCTGAGTTTCAGCGGGGGATACGGCAAGAATCTGTTCCAGGAAATTGCCAATTATGCCGTTGTAGCTTCAGTAATTGCGTACAAAAATAAATTCGACATCATCCACGCCCATGACTGGCTTACCTATCCGGCCGGTATCGCTGCCAAGGTTATATCGGGTAAGCCTCTTGTAGTTCATGTTCACGCCACCGATTTCGACAGGAGCGGGGGCAGTGTAAACCCCGGGGTGTATGATATTGAAAAGGCCGGCATGGAAATGGCCGACAGGGTAATAGCCGTAAGCAATCTTACAAGGAACATAATTATTGAAAAATACGGCATCAATCCCGATAAGGTTTTCACCGTTCACAATGCCGTTGAGCCCCTTGAAGACCGTGAGCTTCAGAAAATGAGAAGAAGCATTGACGATAAGATCGTGACCTTCCTGGGCCGTGTTACACTTCAGAAAGGTCCCGAGTATTTTATCGAAGCCGCACACCTGGTTCTCCAGAAAATGAAGAATGTGCGGTTTGTTATGGCAGGAAGCGGTGATATGCTCAATCGTATGATCTGGCGTGTAGCCACGCTAAAAATAGGCGACAGGTTCCACTTTACCGGGTTCCTTAAAGGCGATGATGTTCATAATATGTTTTCACTCAGCGATGTGTATGTCATGCCTTCCATCTCCGAGCCCTTCGGAATTTCGCCTCTTGAGGCCATGCAATCCAATGTACCTGTGATCATTTCAAGGCAATCAGGAGTGTCTGAAATCCTCCAGTATGCCATTAAAGTTGATTTCTGGGATATCCATGCAATGGCCGATGCTATCTACGGGATACTCAAATATGACGGTTTGCCCGATATGTTTAAGAAACATGCCCGCAACGAGGTGGATAACCTCAAATGGGAATATGCCGCTCAGAAGGTAAAGGATGTTTACCTGACAGTGCTGAATTAA
- a CDS encoding glycoside hydrolase family 57 protein — protein MRTICLYFQIHQPFRLKRYRFFNIGNDHYYYDDYLNESIISRIAERSFLQANKVIGQIIKEFGSQFKVAFSISGVALDQLELYAPEVIESFAKLAKTGSVEFLSETYSHSLVALKNKEEFKKQVNEHREKIKNLFGVEPKVFRNTELVYSDRIGADVAEMGFSAMLTEGAKHVLGWKSPNYLYCNSINPRLKILLRNFRMSDDIAFRFSNKGWSEYPLTAEKFADWLKKLDKKEETVNLFLDYETFGEHQWMESGIFEFLKALPKVVYKLTNFSFSTPSEIAEKLLPVSTISVPYPISWADEERDLTAWLGNELQVDAFNRLYSITDKVNRCQDEKLKKDWRYLQSSDHFYFMSTKFFTAGATQAYYNPYETPYDAYINYMNVLSDFILRVNAAAPESRTDQDIASLTQVINEKDELIQKYESELKRLKSTKSKISAVAKEAGTPAKNKKPAATTVKKTTKTAAKPAKAPKASGKKPKTKSAKTVKK, from the coding sequence ATGAGAACGATTTGCCTGTACTTCCAGATCCATCAACCATTCAGGTTGAAAAGATACCGTTTTTTCAATATAGGAAATGACCATTACTACTACGATGATTACCTGAATGAATCGATCATTTCAAGGATAGCAGAAAGGAGCTTTTTGCAGGCCAATAAGGTAATCGGTCAAATCATTAAAGAATTCGGGTCACAATTCAAGGTAGCTTTTTCCATATCTGGAGTAGCCCTTGACCAGCTTGAACTTTATGCTCCTGAAGTGATCGAGAGCTTCGCAAAACTGGCGAAAACAGGCTCGGTTGAATTTCTTTCAGAAACTTACTCTCATTCGCTTGTTGCCCTTAAAAACAAGGAAGAATTCAAAAAGCAGGTAAATGAACACCGTGAAAAAATAAAAAATTTATTCGGCGTGGAACCCAAAGTGTTCCGCAACACCGAGCTTGTATATTCCGACCGTATAGGAGCCGATGTGGCCGAAATGGGTTTCAGTGCCATGCTCACCGAAGGTGCAAAGCATGTGCTGGGCTGGAAAAGCCCGAATTACCTGTATTGCAATTCAATCAATCCCCGGCTTAAAATACTCCTGCGCAATTTCAGGATGAGTGATGACATTGCCTTCCGTTTTTCAAACAAGGGATGGTCGGAATACCCGCTGACAGCGGAGAAATTTGCTGACTGGTTAAAGAAACTTGATAAAAAAGAGGAAACGGTAAACCTGTTCCTCGACTATGAAACCTTTGGAGAACACCAGTGGATGGAATCGGGAATTTTTGAGTTCCTGAAAGCACTTCCCAAGGTGGTTTATAAACTGACTAACTTTAGTTTCAGCACACCGTCGGAAATTGCTGAAAAACTGTTGCCAGTTTCAACAATCAGCGTTCCCTACCCGATCAGCTGGGCAGATGAAGAACGCGACCTTACTGCATGGCTCGGAAACGAACTACAGGTCGATGCGTTTAACCGTCTTTATTCAATAACGGATAAGGTAAATCGCTGCCAGGATGAGAAATTGAAAAAAGACTGGCGTTATCTCCAGTCGAGCGACCATTTCTACTTCATGTCGACCAAATTCTTCACCGCAGGTGCCACCCAGGCCTATTACAATCCTTATGAAACACCGTACGATGCCTATATCAACTATATGAACGTACTGAGTGATTTTATCCTTAGAGTGAACGCCGCAGCGCCTGAAAGCAGAACCGACCAGGATATCGCCAGTTTGACACAGGTGATCAACGAGAAAGATGAACTGATTCAGAAGTATGAATCGGAACTCAAGCGGCTGAAGTCGACTAAATCAAAAATTTCGGCAGTGGCAAAAGAGGCAGGTACACCTGCAAAAAATAAAAAACCCGCTGCAACAACTGTTAAAAAAACGACCAAAACAGCCGCAAAACCCGCGAAAGCGCCAAAAGCATCCGGTAAAAAGCCAAAAACAAAATCGGCGAAAACAGTGAAAAAGTAA